The Coffea arabica cultivar ET-39 chromosome 3c, Coffea Arabica ET-39 HiFi, whole genome shotgun sequence genome contains a region encoding:
- the LOC113735449 gene encoding uncharacterized protein, with translation MSRSHRETKGRLSLSSDDVGRSIGQQLLYCTTITFFSNQCSKFVGVAGVLEDYIDSIWIIKVFRSFGCALPFILVSILLATGPKAFLMALALPLGQSTFSFAIQKMRGGKDKRPKRKTKTKSRSYPRSSRTVKRGKEKRATNPGKKKAKMGYQSWVPGRDDSTDQVEKNAPTFGGWDELDGLSEFDIGSSSSSGQSVGKSKNSPPENGRLSMRTEKSDTPLLLRLLIAVFPFLAKML, from the exons ATGAGTAGGTCCCACAGG GAAACTAAGGGGAGGCTTTCTTTGTCTTCTGATGATGTGGGACGAAGCATCGGTCAACAACTACTATACTGTACAACCATAACCTTCTTCTCCAACCAGTGCTCCAAATTTGTAGGTGTCGCAG GGGTTCTTGAAGATTATATTGACAGTATCTGGATTATTAAG GTCTTCAGATCGTTTGGTTGTGCACTTCCCTTCATCCTTGTTTCAATACTGCTAGCAACTGGTCCGAAAGCATTTCTTATGGCTTTAGCGCTTCCTCTTGGGCAGTCTACTTTTTCATTTGCAATCCAAAAGATGCGGGGTGGGAAAGACAAGAGACCAAAGCGCAAGACCAAGACTAAGAGTAGATCATATCCCCGTTCTTCAAGAACTGTCAAGCGGGGTAAAGAAAAAAGAGCAACGAATCCAGGGAAGAAAAAAGCAAAGATGGGGTATCAATCATGGGTTCCTGGACGTGATGATTCAACTGATCAAGTTGAAAAGAATGCACCAACATTTGGCGGATGGGATGAGCTAGACGGTTTGAGTGAGTTTGATATAGGATCTTCAAGTAGTTCAGGTCAAAGTGTAGGCAAATCAAAGAATTCACCTCCAGAGAACGGTAGGTTGAGTATGAGAACTGAGAAAAGTGATACACCTTTGTTGTTGAGATTGCTCATCGCGGTTTTCCCATTTTTGGCTAAGATGCTGTAG
- the LOC113735446 gene encoding F-box/kelch-repeat protein KIB1-like has protein sequence MANNKKPVSSSSGPLLIVPLDKITSQPNCRLGLFSLKDKTAYDLNLVFEESEDVIASEYEDNRIVGSSHGWVMILSKNSEFTLMNVLSRSIIQLPQAKVKPSSHTSSEQLRRTLIDKAILSVDPSHNDNYKVIIIYGLNKKLAFHCCGDKTWTTFGETQYYHDLVWFSNMLYTLRGGITIEGWDFADSCTPTRKVCVQCSYTPILSFPSDRCTTQWYLVPLLGEMLFIVRFVGEFVNHEGELLCEGDLLGEEDIHPLTCPYRTFYFQVYKVDVIEKKVEEVRSLKDQVIFLGGNHSISVSARDYQELKGNSIYFTDDYWDRMFEDYLYGGHDIGVFSLEDKSISPIYECDFVQRFYPTPFWIMPNNCNWS, from the coding sequence ATGGCGAATAATAAGAAACCCGTTTCTTCATCATCAGGTCCACTTCTGATCGTTCCTCTCGATAAAATAACTAGTCAGCCTAATTGCAGACTTGGCTTATTCAGTCTGAAAGACAAGACAGCCTATGATCTCAACCTTGTTTTTGAAGAATCTGAAGATGTTATTGCTTCAGAATACGAGGATAATCGGATTGTCGGCTCCTCTCATGGATGGGTGATGATATTAAGCAAGAATTCTGAGTTTACTCTGATGAATGTACTCTCAAGGAGTATTATTCAACTTCCGCAGGCAAAAGTAAAGCCTAGTTCCCATACATCTTCAGAACAGTTACGACGAACCCTGATTGATAAAGCAATTTTATCTGTTGATCCATCTCACAATGACAACTACAAGGTCATAATCATTTATGGTTTGAACAAGAAACTTGCTTTTCACTGTTGTGGAGACAAAACATGGACAACCTTTGGTGAGACTCAATATTACCATGATCTTGTATGGTTTAGCAATATGCTCTATACGTTGAGAGGAGGGATTACAATCGAGGGATGGGATTTTGCTGATTCTTGTACACCTACGAGAAAGGTATGTGTACAGTGCAGCTATACACCAATCTTGTCTTTTCCTTCTGATCGTTGTACTACTCAATGGTACTTAGTGCCATTGTTGGGGGAGATGTTGTTCATTGTTAGGTTCGTTGGGGAGTTCGTGAATCATGAAGGTGAGCTGCTTTGTGAAGGAGATCTTCTAGGTGAAGAAGATATCCATCCTTTGACTTGTCCATATAGGACGTTTTACTTCCAAGTTTACAAGGTAGATGTGATTGAAAAGAAAGTGGAAGAGGTCCGATCTTTGAAGGATCAAGTGATTTTTCTTGGCGGAAATCATAGCATTTCAGTTTCTGCTAGAGATTACCAAGAGCTCAAGGGAAACTCAATTTATTTCACAGATGATTATTGGGACCGGATGTTTGAAGATTACTTGTATGGAGGTCATGATATTGGCGTCTTTAGCTTAGAAGATAAGAGTATTAGTCCAATTTATGAGTGTGATTTTGTGCAAAGATTTTACCCAACACCCTTTTGGATCATGCCCAATAATTGTAACTGGAGTTAG